From Pseudoxanthomonas sp. YR558, the proteins below share one genomic window:
- a CDS encoding TonB-dependent receptor → MPARSVSLKPSHLAAAIVLGLAIPGVSLAQESAPASGSSARTLDTVTVTGSRIKRTEVEAQLPVTVLQKERIDELGISSAEQLLMFLNIAGNSSDNLASNGGIVSEEQRGNNGVSGANLRGQGADATLVLLNGRRVATHGLKGRAVDLNSIPFAALDRVEVLRDGASAVYGTDAIGGVINFITKSDYTGLEASTFVDVTEDGGGNIFRANLLGGWGDLDNDRWNVFGTVTYKKNEILRGTDRDFSNTFQADRGLSPDTRGTPFATVFSLGTTGVGASSLLRNGQIDPADPASPNPLRQTAINILDLPGAAGCASGGDMMGPYDHRLWSSAASRYACAWDYPAAAIIQQPQESVDFIGRATFKISDNHQAYVELVGSQVDVEKTFEPNQISSSTSTATTALGPSTWYPLNATTQATYDMIYNSLAAYFGAGNLNYGAPIAYRWRCIACGPRQIETTTKSYRFLAAFEGSLGSKWDYNVGLSRASSKSESTLGSGFHYTDQLRTVLGSGLLNPFLMPGQEQTAAAMSALNDASAAGVMLYGGESILTTLDATFSGSLGFSLPGGEVLAATGFDLRREEFKFDGDSRVDKRPIFNAPFDESNILNDVSRDIKAVYAEVYLPLLDNLDITVAGRYDEYDGFGSTTNPKVSFKFEPFEGAALRGAYSTGFKVPSFNQLFNGVTETQYTGLDLADPATCPSGIANPAVAGCESIRPVELFGGKEDLKPEESTQKSFGVVLAPVDWLNVSVDWWEIERENTIRSAPRDILIQYYDVFAANWIRDPSGEVVAIDRRYINSGGSLMRGIEIDGNVMGDLAGGTFRLNLNGSYINTFKTKALETLPYTDNLVGDYVRYYNLPIKWKHTLTFTWQKGDWSHNLSQIYRDGYNDELPVSVRNNTYIPENWNPRVSNYTTYNYSLVYSGIERMKLTFGVKNLFNEDPPFTAHQNDFAAGAAWETRIADPRGRAYSLLMEYKFR, encoded by the coding sequence ATGCCCGCTCGTTCCGTCTCGCTCAAGCCGAGCCATCTCGCCGCCGCCATCGTGCTCGGCTTGGCCATTCCGGGCGTCAGCCTTGCGCAGGAATCGGCGCCCGCCAGTGGAAGCAGCGCGCGCACGCTCGATACCGTCACCGTGACCGGTTCGCGCATCAAGCGAACTGAAGTGGAAGCGCAGTTGCCGGTGACGGTGCTGCAGAAGGAGCGCATCGACGAACTCGGCATCTCGTCCGCCGAACAGCTGCTGATGTTCCTCAATATCGCGGGCAACAGCTCGGACAACCTCGCCAGCAACGGCGGCATCGTCAGCGAGGAGCAGCGCGGCAACAATGGTGTGTCCGGCGCCAACCTGCGCGGCCAGGGCGCCGACGCGACGCTGGTGCTCTTGAACGGTCGCCGCGTCGCGACGCACGGCCTCAAGGGCCGCGCGGTCGACCTGAATTCCATTCCCTTCGCCGCGCTGGACCGCGTGGAAGTGCTACGCGACGGCGCTTCGGCCGTGTACGGCACCGACGCCATCGGCGGCGTGATCAACTTCATCACCAAGAGCGACTACACCGGTCTTGAGGCGTCGACCTTCGTCGACGTGACCGAGGATGGCGGCGGCAATATCTTCCGCGCCAACCTGCTGGGCGGCTGGGGTGATCTCGACAACGACCGCTGGAACGTCTTCGGAACGGTCACCTACAAGAAGAACGAGATCCTGCGCGGCACCGATCGCGACTTCTCCAATACCTTCCAGGCCGACCGCGGCCTGTCGCCGGATACGCGCGGCACACCCTTCGCGACCGTCTTCAGCCTGGGCACGACCGGTGTGGGCGCCAGCAGCCTGTTGCGCAACGGCCAGATCGATCCGGCTGATCCGGCGAGCCCGAACCCGTTGCGCCAGACCGCCATCAACATCCTCGATCTTCCCGGTGCCGCGGGGTGCGCAAGCGGCGGCGACATGATGGGTCCCTACGACCACCGCCTGTGGAGCAGCGCGGCATCGCGCTACGCCTGCGCCTGGGATTATCCGGCCGCCGCGATCATCCAGCAGCCGCAAGAGAGCGTCGACTTCATCGGCCGCGCCACTTTCAAGATCAGCGACAACCACCAGGCCTATGTGGAGCTGGTCGGATCGCAGGTGGACGTGGAAAAGACGTTCGAGCCCAACCAGATCTCCTCGAGTACCTCGACGGCCACCACGGCGCTGGGCCCCAGCACGTGGTATCCGCTCAATGCGACCACGCAAGCCACGTACGACATGATCTACAACTCGCTGGCGGCCTATTTCGGCGCGGGCAATCTCAACTACGGTGCGCCGATCGCCTACCGCTGGCGCTGCATCGCCTGTGGTCCGCGCCAGATCGAGACGACCACCAAGTCGTACCGCTTCCTCGCTGCGTTCGAAGGTTCGCTGGGCAGCAAGTGGGATTACAACGTCGGCCTGTCGCGTGCCTCCAGCAAGTCCGAATCCACCTTGGGCAGCGGCTTCCATTACACCGATCAGCTGCGCACGGTCCTGGGCAGCGGCCTGCTGAATCCGTTCCTCATGCCTGGCCAGGAGCAGACCGCGGCGGCCATGTCCGCGCTCAACGATGCCTCGGCCGCCGGCGTCATGCTGTACGGCGGCGAATCGATCCTGACCACCCTGGACGCGACGTTCTCGGGAAGCCTCGGATTCTCGCTGCCGGGCGGTGAAGTGCTTGCGGCCACCGGTTTCGACCTGCGCCGCGAGGAATTCAAGTTCGATGGCGACTCGCGCGTGGACAAGCGCCCGATCTTCAATGCGCCGTTCGACGAATCCAACATCCTCAATGACGTCAGCCGCGACATCAAGGCGGTGTACGCCGAAGTCTATCTGCCGTTGCTCGACAACCTGGACATCACCGTGGCGGGTCGCTACGACGAGTACGACGGTTTCGGCAGCACGACCAACCCGAAGGTATCGTTCAAGTTCGAGCCCTTCGAGGGCGCTGCTTTGCGTGGCGCGTACAGCACCGGCTTCAAGGTGCCGTCGTTCAACCAGCTGTTCAACGGCGTGACCGAGACGCAGTACACCGGTTTGGACCTCGCCGATCCCGCCACGTGTCCGAGTGGCATCGCCAACCCGGCGGTCGCCGGCTGCGAATCGATCCGCCCGGTGGAGCTGTTCGGCGGCAAGGAAGACCTGAAGCCCGAAGAATCCACGCAGAAGAGTTTCGGTGTGGTGCTCGCCCCGGTGGACTGGCTCAACGTCAGCGTCGACTGGTGGGAGATCGAGCGCGAGAACACCATCCGTTCCGCGCCCCGCGACATCCTGATCCAGTACTACGACGTCTTCGCGGCCAACTGGATCCGCGACCCCAGCGGCGAAGTGGTGGCTATCGATCGCCGCTACATCAACTCCGGCGGCAGCCTGATGCGCGGCATCGAGATCGACGGCAACGTGATGGGCGACCTCGCGGGCGGCACCTTCCGCCTGAACCTCAATGGCAGCTATATCAATACCTTCAAAACGAAGGCGCTGGAAACGCTGCCCTACACGGACAACCTGGTCGGCGACTACGTCCGCTACTACAACCTGCCGATCAAGTGGAAGCACACGCTGACCTTCACCTGGCAGAAGGGCGACTGGTCGCACAACCTCAGCCAGATCTACCGTGACGGCTACAACGACGAACTTCCGGTGAGCGTGCGCAACAACACCTACATCCCGGAGAACTGGAACCCGCGCGTCTCCAACTACACCACCTACAACTACAGTTTGGTGTACTCGGGCATCGAGCGGATGAAGTTGACGTTCGGCGTCAAGAACCTGTTCAACGAAGATCCGCCGTTCACCGCCCACCAGAACGACTTCGCCGCCGGCGCCGCATGGGAAACCCGCATCGCCGATCCGCGTGGTCGCGCCTACAGCCTGCTGATGGAATACAAGTTCCGCTGA
- a CDS encoding N-acetylmuramoyl-L-alanine amidase: MTKPVSFASRFLALAALVLLLGACAHSGPRNPLATWVPSENFDERRPVVIVLHYTEQDSVEQSLDTLRSRNSGGRVSSHYLVGKDGKIYQLVSDAKRAWHAGAGSWGAITDVNNASIGIEIDNNGKSPYPDAQIDSLIVLLRDLTTRLRIPPAQIIGHSDLAPTRKIDPGPLFPWKRLHDAGFGLWPAPDAGEPPPGFDPWLALQAIGYAIDNRGDTVRAFHHRFRGVEGTELDAEDLRILHALTRMTPTENPPATTP; encoded by the coding sequence ATGACGAAGCCCGTATCGTTCGCATCCCGATTTCTCGCCCTCGCGGCCCTGGTCCTGCTGCTCGGCGCGTGCGCGCATTCCGGCCCGCGCAATCCGCTCGCCACCTGGGTGCCGTCGGAGAACTTCGACGAGCGGCGACCGGTCGTCATCGTGTTGCACTACACCGAGCAGGATTCAGTCGAACAATCCCTCGATACATTGCGCAGCCGCAACAGCGGCGGTCGCGTCAGTTCGCACTATCTCGTCGGCAAGGACGGGAAAATCTACCAGCTGGTCAGCGACGCGAAGCGGGCCTGGCATGCGGGCGCCGGCAGCTGGGGCGCGATCACCGACGTCAACAATGCGTCCATCGGCATCGAGATCGACAACAACGGCAAGAGCCCGTACCCGGATGCGCAGATCGACAGCCTGATCGTGCTGCTGCGCGACCTCACCACGCGGTTGCGCATCCCGCCGGCGCAGATCATCGGCCACTCCGACCTCGCGCCTACGCGGAAGATCGATCCGGGCCCGTTGTTTCCCTGGAAGCGCCTGCACGACGCTGGCTTCGGCCTGTGGCCCGCCCCCGATGCCGGTGAACCGCCGCCGGGTTTCGATCCCTGGCTGGCGCTGCAGGCGATCGGTTACGCCATCGACAACCGCGGCGACACCGTGCGCGCGTTCCACCACCGGTTCCGCGGCGTCGAAGGCACGGAGCTGGATGCGGAAGACCTTCGCATCCTGCACGCGCTCACACGCATGACCCCAACGGAAAATCCCCCGGCGACAACGCCTTGA
- a CDS encoding TonB-dependent receptor, whose protein sequence is MRGKVFKKAALGMALGACLASMAPLAMAQSATGAVAGRASAGDQIMITNTATGAQRSVTVGGDGGYRLSQLPVGDYQLQVKRAGQDVGEAVAVNVALGGTTTVNLGSDGGVVNLNAVQVVGSRVVNRVDVRSTESATNINRQELSRLPVDQSLSSVALLAPGVINSGATFGGLSFGGSSVAENAVYINGLNVTDPYRRQGFSSVPFGFYEEFQVKTGGYSAEFGRSTGGVINAVTRSGSNEFRAGAEVTLEPSAWEASKEDHFHRDGTLDERNRTSRDSSAFYKANVWASGAIVQDRLFFFAMYEKRDSQPQDYDSNAAFITQGDNDFWGAKFDWRINDDHSLELLAFSDKSESTTDIYQYTWNTGTKDRLKGDSVSGSGGDNWSLTYTGHFSDNFTAKAMYGVNERSASNSSNQDPDCSIVTRSGSYTTRFGPETVFEGCHPTDVGISDREDKREAARLDFEWTLGDHLLRFGVDQEVMDSNSAVRYPNDGVSYQVQSANAGGALNGTVIPAGTTAIVDARRYITGTPVTTEAQAFYIEDNWSVTPNLLLNLGLRADKFHNKYASGVTFAKADFSDMIAPRVGFSWDMKGDGSTKFFGNAGRYYLPLTNKLADYFAGSTDEHTYYVLDGWTQMEHPVAGTYLLPILGQQIGPVNTSSNVPAPEDFRTAVAKDLKMVFQDEFILGFQQAINQAWSYGVNATYRRMTRAVEDARINHVEGCPWYSGDWPIINPGETTTLWCPTTSDWVTFDSSQDGYIASGSGEIMGYKKPKRTYKAVEFQLDRAWDDKWAFNASYLWSKSEGNMEGPVNSDTGYADTNLVQYYDHPAVNERYGVLFNDSRHQIKLRGSYKLSEQWSFGSTFSARSGGPITAYGVVWPNDNRAAGGPGEFSGGGSGWLCVANCSNWATRQLVYSERGAFGRMPWVYDLGANVTWTLPVEGIDLKARLSVYNLLNRQTVVNVHSRYESTPGTAMPHFGQGTVWQSPRYTQLVVTWNF, encoded by the coding sequence ATGAGAGGCAAGGTATTCAAGAAGGCGGCACTGGGTATGGCGCTCGGTGCCTGCTTGGCGTCGATGGCGCCGCTGGCGATGGCGCAGAGCGCGACCGGTGCGGTCGCGGGCCGCGCGAGCGCGGGCGACCAGATCATGATCACCAACACCGCGACCGGCGCGCAGCGCTCGGTCACGGTCGGCGGCGACGGCGGCTACCGCCTCAGCCAGCTGCCGGTGGGCGACTACCAGTTGCAGGTCAAGCGTGCAGGGCAAGATGTCGGCGAGGCTGTCGCCGTCAACGTCGCGCTGGGCGGCACGACCACCGTCAACCTCGGCAGCGATGGCGGCGTAGTGAACCTCAATGCCGTGCAAGTGGTGGGCTCGCGCGTGGTCAACCGCGTGGACGTACGTTCGACGGAATCGGCGACGAATATCAACAGGCAGGAGCTCTCGAGGCTGCCCGTCGACCAGAGCCTCAGTTCCGTCGCGCTGCTGGCGCCTGGTGTGATCAACTCGGGCGCCACGTTCGGAGGTCTTTCGTTCGGGGGTTCGTCCGTCGCGGAAAACGCCGTGTACATCAACGGGCTGAACGTCACCGATCCGTACCGTCGCCAGGGCTTCTCTTCGGTGCCGTTCGGCTTCTACGAGGAATTTCAGGTCAAGACCGGTGGGTATTCCGCCGAGTTCGGCCGCAGCACGGGTGGCGTCATCAATGCCGTGACCCGCTCGGGTAGCAACGAGTTCCGCGCGGGCGCGGAGGTGACCCTGGAGCCATCCGCCTGGGAAGCATCGAAGGAAGATCACTTCCATCGGGACGGCACCCTGGACGAGCGCAACCGCACCAGTCGCGATAGCAGCGCCTTCTACAAGGCGAACGTCTGGGCATCGGGCGCCATCGTGCAGGACAGGTTGTTCTTCTTCGCGATGTACGAGAAGCGAGACAGCCAGCCGCAGGACTATGACAGCAATGCTGCCTTCATCACTCAGGGTGACAACGACTTCTGGGGCGCGAAGTTCGACTGGCGGATCAACGACGACCATTCGCTCGAGTTGCTGGCCTTCTCGGATAAGAGCGAATCGACGACCGACATCTACCAGTACACGTGGAACACAGGTACGAAGGACAGGCTGAAGGGCGACAGCGTCTCGGGGTCCGGCGGCGACAACTGGTCGCTCACCTACACCGGCCATTTCAGCGACAACTTCACGGCCAAAGCGATGTACGGTGTGAACGAACGCAGCGCATCCAACAGCAGCAATCAGGATCCGGACTGCAGCATCGTGACGCGATCGGGAAGCTACACCACGCGGTTCGGTCCGGAAACGGTATTCGAAGGTTGCCACCCCACCGACGTCGGCATCAGCGACCGCGAGGACAAGCGCGAGGCCGCGCGCCTCGATTTCGAATGGACGCTCGGCGATCACTTGCTGCGCTTCGGCGTGGATCAGGAAGTGATGGACTCCAACAGCGCGGTGCGCTATCCGAATGACGGCGTCAGCTATCAGGTGCAGTCCGCCAACGCCGGCGGCGCGCTCAATGGTACGGTGATCCCCGCGGGGACCACCGCGATCGTCGATGCACGTCGTTACATCACCGGCACCCCCGTTACGACGGAGGCGCAGGCGTTCTATATCGAAGACAACTGGAGCGTAACGCCCAACCTGTTGTTGAACCTCGGTTTGCGCGCCGACAAGTTCCACAACAAGTACGCATCGGGTGTGACGTTCGCGAAGGCGGACTTCTCCGACATGATCGCTCCGCGTGTCGGCTTCAGCTGGGATATGAAGGGCGATGGTTCGACCAAGTTCTTCGGCAATGCGGGCCGATACTATCTGCCCCTGACCAACAAGCTGGCGGACTACTTCGCCGGCAGCACCGATGAACACACCTACTACGTGCTCGATGGTTGGACCCAGATGGAGCATCCGGTCGCCGGAACCTATCTGTTGCCCATCCTTGGCCAGCAGATCGGTCCGGTGAACACCTCCAGCAACGTGCCTGCACCGGAGGACTTCCGCACTGCTGTCGCGAAAGATCTGAAGATGGTGTTCCAGGACGAGTTCATTCTCGGCTTCCAGCAGGCGATCAACCAGGCCTGGTCCTATGGCGTCAATGCCACCTATCGCCGGATGACGCGGGCGGTCGAAGACGCGCGCATCAACCATGTCGAAGGCTGCCCCTGGTACTCGGGCGACTGGCCCATCATCAATCCCGGTGAGACGACCACCTTGTGGTGCCCCACCACCAGCGACTGGGTGACGTTCGATTCCTCTCAGGACGGTTACATCGCGTCCGGCAGCGGCGAGATCATGGGTTACAAGAAGCCCAAGCGCACCTACAAGGCCGTCGAATTCCAGTTGGACCGCGCGTGGGACGACAAGTGGGCATTCAACGCCAGCTATCTCTGGTCCAAGTCCGAAGGCAACATGGAAGGCCCGGTGAACTCGGACACCGGCTATGCCGATACCAACCTGGTGCAGTACTACGATCACCCGGCCGTCAACGAGCGCTACGGCGTGCTGTTCAACGATTCCCGGCATCAGATCAAGCTGCGGGGCAGCTACAAGCTCAGCGAGCAATGGTCCTTCGGCAGCACGTTCTCCGCCCGCTCGGGTGGTCCCATTACGGCTTACGGTGTGGTCTGGCCCAACGACAACCGGGCCGCTGGTGGCCCCGGCGAGTTCAGTGGTGGCGGATCGGGTTGGCTCTGCGTGGCGAACTGCTCCAATTGGGCGACACGCCAGCTGGTGTATTCAGAGCGCGGTGCGTTCGGCCGCATGCCATGGGTCTACGATCTGGGCGCCAACGTGACCTGGACGTTGCCGGTTGAAGGCATCGACCTCAAGGCGCGCCTTTCCGTATACAACCTGCTCAATCGACAGACGGTCGTCAACGTGCACTCCCGCTATGAAAGCACGCCTGGAACCGCGATGCCGCACTTCGGCCAAGGCACGGTGTGGCAGTCGCCCCGCTACACGCAACTCGTGGTGACGTGGAACTTCTGA
- a CDS encoding transglutaminase domain-containing protein → MVLLAPGLAAAGDPLAAIVADIDRGRFFEADTAITRALAARGVEASEAEALRFQRERMRRIRLDFTLDAATVRQRIRAQVPDLREDEFQRWDAAGLIERLDIDGEPRYFNRSVSNLFRVSPEAAARRAPPVKPFAQGPYETLHRHHRDVLQIAKATASTSVLPRRVRITHHITVKPDAVPAGETVRAWIPYPRAIAGQQEAIALIGSQPARPHVAPERALQRTAYLEQPAVAGQPTTFSLTYEVTVHARRVAIDPERVVPAEITPDLAPFVAERAPHVVFSDDLRRFSAEIVGEETNPYRIAQKLFAAVDRIPWGGAREYSTITNISDYAFRAGHADCGQQTLLLIALLRMNGIPARWQSGWAYSEDVEGHDTMHDWGALYLAPYGWVPMDVTTGQLASDDPGLRWFYLGGLDAYRVAFNDDYAREFIPAKQHVRSETVDLQRGEVEWKGGNLYFDQWDYQFEWTVLPRDGRG, encoded by the coding sequence ATGGTACTCCTGGCGCCCGGTCTGGCCGCCGCCGGCGATCCGCTGGCGGCGATCGTCGCCGACATCGATCGGGGCCGGTTCTTCGAAGCGGACACGGCGATCACCCGGGCCCTTGCGGCCCGTGGCGTGGAGGCTTCGGAAGCCGAGGCCCTCCGGTTCCAGCGCGAGCGCATGCGCCGCATCCGCCTGGATTTCACCCTCGACGCCGCGACCGTTCGCCAACGCATCCGTGCACAGGTGCCCGACCTGCGCGAAGACGAGTTCCAGCGCTGGGATGCCGCCGGCCTGATCGAGCGCCTGGACATCGATGGCGAGCCACGCTACTTCAACCGGTCCGTCTCCAACCTGTTCCGTGTGAGCCCGGAGGCGGCTGCGCGCCGTGCACCGCCGGTGAAGCCATTCGCGCAGGGGCCTTACGAAACCCTGCACCGCCACCATCGCGACGTACTCCAGATCGCGAAAGCGACGGCCTCCACCAGCGTGCTGCCCCGTCGCGTGCGGATCACCCACCACATCACGGTGAAGCCCGATGCCGTGCCCGCGGGGGAGACCGTGCGCGCCTGGATCCCCTACCCGCGTGCGATCGCGGGCCAGCAGGAAGCCATCGCGCTGATCGGCAGCCAACCGGCGCGGCCGCACGTCGCGCCCGAACGCGCGCTGCAACGCACCGCCTATCTGGAACAGCCCGCCGTCGCGGGCCAGCCGACGACGTTCTCGCTGACCTACGAAGTCACGGTGCACGCGCGCCGCGTGGCGATCGATCCGGAGCGCGTGGTGCCGGCGGAGATCACGCCGGACCTCGCGCCCTTCGTCGCCGAGCGTGCGCCGCACGTGGTCTTCAGCGACGACCTGCGCCGTTTCAGTGCGGAGATCGTCGGCGAAGAGACGAATCCCTACCGCATTGCGCAGAAGTTGTTCGCCGCCGTGGACCGCATTCCCTGGGGCGGCGCGCGCGAGTACTCCACCATCACCAACATCAGCGACTACGCATTCCGCGCCGGCCACGCCGACTGCGGGCAGCAGACGCTGCTGCTGATCGCGCTGCTGCGCATGAACGGCATTCCCGCGCGCTGGCAGTCCGGCTGGGCCTATTCGGAAGACGTGGAAGGCCACGACACCATGCACGACTGGGGCGCGCTGTACCTCGCGCCGTACGGCTGGGTGCCGATGGACGTCACTACCGGACAGCTCGCCTCGGACGATCCGGGATTGCGCTGGTTCTACCTCGGCGGGCTGGATGCGTACCGCGTCGCCTTCAACGACGACTACGCGCGCGAGTTCATCCCGGCCAAGCAACACGTGCGGTCCGAGACGGTGGACCTGCAGCGCGGCGAAGTGGAGTGGAAGGGCGGGAACCTCTACTTCGACCAATGGGATTACCAGTTCGAATGGACCGTGCTGCCCCGGGATGGGCGCGGCTGA
- a CDS encoding SH3 domain-containing protein, translated as MNLAMQHRSVPWPASQTRRPAVVGSALCLALTALLAIALPAHARDTALPMPRHAVIGVEDQHLDPAYWIAKLARPQHALLDTAGVAAQNRQMVQADRHVHDLDAVPASLTRDQVREWLVPLSAAPTRTLYDVQGREVSKAQLASFAANAAVDTVAAQAPARYGLVVHRADLRTFPTRERVFSSRGDTDIDRFQESALFPGTPVVIAHASADGDWYFVVSPLYAAWIEKRFVAEGARDVVLGYGRGTPSLVVTGATARTVYNPEEPGLSELQLDMGVRVPVLNDWPADAPVNGQHPYTSYVVQLPVRRADGALALLPALLPRTADVSTDYLPLTHANLLRQGFKFLGERYGWGHSYNTRDCSGFVSEVYRSMGVTLPRNTSAQAVSPALERVGFDASDSHEKRLAVLRTLRVGDLVYIPGHVMMVIGHDKGTTYTIHDTTGITYRGADGTPVRARLNSVAVTPLEPLMFNSEQSTVDRITAIQRIRPQGAP; from the coding sequence ATGAACCTAGCGATGCAGCACCGGTCCGTACCATGGCCGGCTTCCCAGACGCGCCGCCCCGCGGTCGTCGGCAGCGCGCTGTGCCTGGCGCTGACAGCACTGCTGGCAATCGCGCTGCCGGCCCACGCGCGCGACACCGCCCTCCCCATGCCACGGCACGCGGTCATCGGGGTCGAAGACCAGCACCTGGATCCGGCGTACTGGATCGCCAAGCTGGCCCGGCCGCAGCACGCGCTCCTGGACACGGCAGGGGTCGCTGCGCAGAACCGCCAGATGGTGCAGGCGGACCGCCACGTCCACGACCTCGACGCCGTACCGGCCTCGCTCACCCGCGACCAGGTCCGCGAATGGCTGGTGCCGCTGTCCGCCGCGCCCACCCGCACGCTGTACGACGTGCAGGGCCGCGAGGTGTCGAAGGCGCAGTTGGCCTCGTTCGCCGCCAATGCGGCCGTGGACACGGTCGCCGCGCAGGCGCCGGCCCGCTACGGCCTGGTCGTGCATCGCGCCGACCTGCGCACGTTCCCGACCCGCGAACGCGTCTTCAGCAGCCGGGGCGACACCGACATCGACCGCTTCCAGGAAAGCGCGCTGTTCCCCGGCACGCCGGTCGTCATCGCGCATGCGAGCGCCGACGGCGACTGGTACTTCGTGGTGAGCCCGCTCTACGCCGCCTGGATCGAGAAGCGGTTCGTGGCCGAAGGCGCGCGCGACGTGGTCCTGGGCTACGGACGCGGCACGCCTTCGCTGGTGGTCACCGGGGCCACCGCGCGCACGGTCTACAACCCGGAGGAGCCGGGCCTGTCCGAACTGCAGCTGGACATGGGCGTCCGCGTGCCGGTGCTCAACGACTGGCCCGCCGACGCACCGGTGAACGGCCAGCATCCGTACACCTCGTACGTGGTGCAGCTGCCGGTGCGTCGCGCCGATGGCGCGCTCGCCCTGCTGCCCGCCCTGCTGCCGCGCACCGCCGACGTATCGACCGACTACCTGCCGCTGACGCATGCCAATCTGCTGCGCCAGGGCTTCAAGTTCCTCGGCGAGCGCTACGGCTGGGGCCACAGCTACAACACGCGCGACTGCAGCGGCTTCGTGTCCGAGGTCTACCGCAGCATGGGCGTCACCTTGCCGCGCAACACCAGTGCGCAGGCCGTGAGCCCCGCGCTGGAGCGCGTGGGCTTCGACGCTTCGGACAGCCATGAGAAGCGCCTCGCCGTGCTGCGCACGCTGCGGGTCGGGGACCTGGTGTATATCCCGGGCCACGTGATGATGGTGATCGGCCACGACAAGGGCACCACCTACACGATCCACGACACCACGGGCATCACCTACCGCGGCGCGGACGGCACACCCGTGCGCGCCCGCCT